A portion of the Caloranaerobacter ferrireducens genome contains these proteins:
- a CDS encoding helix-turn-helix domain-containing protein, with translation MNFAERLKLLREEKKLRQTDLAKILNISRQSISNYENGVRFPNDELLLRRIAEFFDVSIDYLLGVTNIRNYYYENHIDNIEAKEKSSTYQIDKKTALNNLFYEVDDLPSDIIEKITAIIKTIKTLVK, from the coding sequence ATGAATTTTGCAGAAAGATTAAAATTGTTGAGAGAAGAAAAAAAATTACGTCAAACCGATCTAGCAAAAATACTTAATATAAGCAGACAATCTATAAGCAACTATGAAAATGGCGTTAGATTTCCTAATGATGAATTACTTCTTCGACGTATTGCTGAATTTTTTGATGTATCTATTGATTACTTACTCGGAGTTACCAATATTAGAAATTACTATTATGAAAATCACATAGATAATATCGAAGCAAAAGAAAAGAGCTCTACCTATCAAATTGACAAAAAAACCGCATTAAATAATCTATTTTACGAAGTAGATGACCTTCCAAGTGATATAATAGAAAAAATTACAGCAATTATAAAAACAATAAAGACATTAGTCAAATAA
- a CDS encoding phospho-sugar mutase produces the protein MDFMGKYNYWLNSEYFDKETKDELLSIKDNVEEIEDRFYKDLEFGTGGLRGKIGAGTNRINKYTVSKATQGLANFIIENGSEYVKRGVVIAHDSRHKSREFAETAALVLAANGIKAYLFEDLRPTPELSFAVRYLKASAGIVITASHNPPEYNGYKVYWEDGGQVVPSLADKIIKKVNEVTEFSMIKIISKEEALNKGLLNIIGEEIDREYINKVKDLSVRDDIDKNIRIVYTPLHGTGNMPVRRVLKELGYINVFVVESQEQPDPNFSTVEYPNPEEPDAFKLAVELGEKVDSDIILGTDPDCDRVGVVVKNKEGEYKVLSGNQTGALLLDYILSSMTEKGILPENSVMVKTIVTSELGRVIAKHYDVETIDTLTGFKFIGEKIKEFEENGDKNFIFGYEESFGYLTGSFVRDKDAVIASMLICEMAAYYKSKGMSLYEALINLYERYGYYIEDLYSIKLEGIEGKKKIDKVMESFRSSYPTQIGKLNLKVFNDYKASKSYDHIKDSSENILLPKSNVLKFIFDDESWYALRPSGTEPKLKIYFSANGKDKIEAEDKLKAIKEEILSRINNFIK, from the coding sequence ATGGATTTTATGGGGAAGTACAATTATTGGTTAAATAGTGAGTACTTTGATAAAGAAACAAAAGATGAATTATTATCAATTAAGGATAATGTAGAAGAAATAGAAGATAGGTTTTATAAAGATTTAGAATTTGGTACTGGTGGACTTAGAGGAAAGATTGGTGCAGGTACTAATAGAATAAATAAATATACTGTATCTAAGGCTACCCAAGGATTAGCTAATTTTATTATTGAAAATGGAAGTGAATATGTAAAAAGAGGAGTAGTAATAGCTCATGACTCAAGACATAAGTCAAGAGAATTTGCAGAAACAGCTGCACTAGTATTGGCTGCAAATGGTATTAAAGCATATTTATTTGAAGATTTAAGACCGACACCTGAATTATCTTTTGCAGTTAGATATCTAAAAGCTTCTGCTGGAATTGTTATTACAGCTAGTCACAATCCACCAGAGTATAATGGATATAAGGTTTATTGGGAAGATGGAGGACAGGTAGTACCAAGTTTAGCTGATAAGATAATAAAGAAAGTTAATGAAGTTACAGAATTTTCAATGATAAAGATTATAAGCAAAGAAGAAGCACTGAATAAAGGGTTATTAAATATTATTGGAGAAGAAATTGATAGAGAGTACATAAATAAGGTTAAAGATTTAAGTGTTAGAGACGATATCGATAAAAATATAAGAATAGTTTATACTCCATTACATGGTACTGGGAATATGCCTGTAAGAAGAGTGCTAAAAGAGTTAGGATACATAAATGTATTTGTTGTTGAAAGCCAAGAACAGCCAGATCCTAATTTTTCAACTGTAGAGTATCCAAACCCAGAGGAACCAGATGCATTTAAATTGGCAGTTGAATTAGGAGAAAAGGTAGACTCTGATATTATATTAGGAACAGATCCAGATTGCGATAGAGTTGGAGTTGTTGTTAAAAATAAAGAAGGAGAATATAAAGTATTAAGTGGAAATCAAACTGGTGCACTGCTTTTAGATTATATATTGAGTTCAATGACAGAAAAGGGGATTTTACCTGAAAATAGTGTAATGGTTAAGACTATAGTAACAAGTGAATTAGGCAGGGTAATAGCTAAACATTATGATGTAGAAACTATAGATACTTTGACAGGATTTAAATTTATAGGTGAAAAGATTAAAGAATTTGAAGAAAATGGAGATAAGAACTTCATATTTGGTTATGAAGAGAGTTTTGGATATTTGACTGGTTCTTTTGTAAGAGATAAAGATGCAGTTATAGCTTCTATGCTTATTTGTGAGATGGCAGCATACTATAAGAGTAAAGGAATGTCACTTTACGAAGCTTTAATTAATTTATATGAAAGATATGGGTACTATATAGAAGATTTATATTCTATTAAATTAGAAGGTATTGAAGGAAAGAAGAAGATAGATAAGGTAATGGAGAGCTTTAGAAGTAGTTATCCAACCCAAATAGGCAAGCTTAACTTAAAAGTATTTAACGATTATAAAGCATCTAAGAGCTATGATCACATTAAAGACAGCAGCGAAAATATATTACTACCAAAATCAAATGTTTTAAAGTTTATCTTTGATGACGAATCATGGTATGCATTAAGACCTTCTGGTACAGAGCCAAAGTTAAAAATATATTTTTCAGCTAATGGAAAAGATAAAATAGAGGCAGAAGATAAGCTTAAGGCTATTAAAGAAGAAATATTAAGTAGAATAAACAATTTTATCAAATAA
- a CDS encoding sugar phosphate isomerase/epimerase family protein: MNPQIGISIHNVGIDYVAKHNFKRVQLCHKFSGAKEITALLKFSRKFPLKVTYHAPVFHQSDPTVTYYVSDNKRLRDATFEILKTNLSMAKSLPTSEVVIHFVTSNVGSPDSIKRIAQESALRLSELSKEYDLPIFLEYVGYNDLFYKIEDWIDIIKDHENLGICLDVGHLYLSCQINNMDYFKELEKILPYIRLIHLWNTRGFSDVSKYGHIPVHPNQNPNDGWIDIEKTIELIYTWDDDIPIIFEPDFKYLDLKYAQEGIDWVNELVYNNTKKDRETIDTV, translated from the coding sequence ATGAATCCGCAAATAGGAATTTCTATTCATAACGTAGGAATAGATTATGTTGCCAAGCATAACTTTAAGAGAGTTCAATTGTGCCATAAATTCTCAGGAGCTAAAGAGATAACTGCACTTTTGAAGTTTTCTAGAAAGTTTCCTTTAAAGGTAACTTATCATGCTCCTGTATTTCACCAGTCAGATCCTACTGTCACTTACTATGTAAGTGATAATAAAAGATTAAGAGATGCTACTTTTGAGATACTAAAGACAAATTTATCTATGGCAAAAAGTCTTCCAACGAGTGAAGTTGTAATCCATTTTGTAACTAGTAATGTTGGAAGTCCAGATAGTATAAAAAGAATAGCACAGGAGAGTGCTTTAAGACTTAGCGAATTAAGTAAAGAATATGATCTGCCAATCTTTTTAGAATATGTAGGTTATAATGATTTATTTTATAAAATAGAAGATTGGATAGATATTATAAAAGATCACGAAAATTTAGGAATATGTTTAGATGTCGGTCATTTATATTTGTCCTGTCAGATAAACAATATGGATTATTTTAAAGAACTAGAAAAAATACTACCTTATATTAGGCTTATACACCTGTGGAATACCAGAGGTTTTAGTGATGTTTCTAAATATGGTCATATACCAGTTCATCCTAATCAAAATCCAAACGATGGCTGGATAGACATAGAAAAGACTATAGAACTTATTTATACTTGGGATGACGATATTCCTATAATTTTTGAACCTGACTTCAAATATTTAGATTTAAAATACGCTCAGGAAGGAATTGACTGGGTGAATGAGTTAGTCTATAATAATACGAAAAAGGATAGGGAAACCATAGATACAGTCTAA
- the glnA gene encoding type I glutamate--ammonia ligase, whose translation MSHDYDRQYVLEKARELGVEFIHLQFTDIFGVLKSVAITIEQLEEALNNEIMFDGSSIDGFVRIEESDMYLKPDPSTFVVFPWVTKTREARFICDVYDKDGNPFEGCPRNTLKKVLREAEEMGYTFNVGPECEFFLFHTDEKGKPTLITHDNAGYFDLAPVDLGENARRDMVLTLKQMGFEIEASHHEVAPGQHEIDFKYDNALTTADNIMTFKMVVRIIAQRHGLHATFMPKPIYGINGSGMHTNMSLFTLDGKNVFYDENDELQLSKEAYYFLGGILKHAKAFTAITNPTINSYKRLVPGYEAPVYVAWSTSNRSPLVRVPAKRGNSTRFELRSPDPSANPYLALAVILKAGLDGIKNKIEPPKAVNSNIYNMDQKERVKKEIASLPSNIMNALDELSKNEIIKSALGRHIYNRFVEAVTLEWNEYKAYVSQWEIQKYLTKF comes from the coding sequence ATGAGTCATGACTATGACAGACAATATGTACTTGAAAAGGCTAGAGAGTTAGGTGTAGAATTTATTCATCTTCAATTTACTGATATTTTTGGAGTTTTAAAAAGTGTAGCTATTACTATAGAACAATTAGAAGAAGCTTTGAACAATGAAATAATGTTTGACGGTTCTTCTATAGATGGATTTGTAAGAATTGAAGAATCTGATATGTATCTAAAGCCCGACCCTTCAACATTTGTGGTTTTTCCATGGGTAACTAAGACTAGGGAAGCAAGGTTTATATGTGATGTGTACGATAAAGATGGAAATCCGTTTGAAGGCTGTCCAAGGAATACGTTAAAAAAGGTATTAAGAGAAGCAGAAGAAATGGGATATACATTTAATGTAGGTCCTGAGTGTGAATTTTTCCTTTTCCATACAGATGAAAAGGGTAAACCAACTCTCATAACTCATGATAATGCAGGATATTTTGACCTTGCACCAGTAGATTTAGGAGAGAATGCACGAAGAGATATGGTTTTAACTCTAAAACAAATGGGATTTGAAATAGAAGCTTCTCATCATGAGGTAGCTCCTGGACAGCATGAAATTGATTTCAAATATGATAATGCATTAACAACAGCTGATAATATCATGACTTTTAAGATGGTAGTAAGAATAATTGCTCAACGTCATGGGCTACACGCAACATTTATGCCTAAACCCATATATGGAATAAATGGCTCAGGTATGCATACTAATATGTCGCTTTTTACTTTAGATGGTAAAAATGTTTTTTATGATGAAAATGACGAACTTCAGCTTTCTAAAGAAGCATATTATTTTCTTGGAGGTATATTAAAGCATGCTAAAGCGTTTACAGCTATAACTAATCCTACTATCAATTCGTATAAAAGATTGGTTCCTGGATATGAAGCTCCAGTTTATGTTGCATGGTCAACTAGTAACAGAAGTCCTCTTGTAAGAGTTCCAGCAAAAAGGGGCAATTCTACAAGATTTGAACTTAGAAGTCCTGACCCATCTGCGAATCCTTATTTAGCTTTAGCAGTTATTCTAAAAGCTGGTTTAGATGGTATAAAGAATAAAATTGAACCTCCTAAAGCAGTTAACAGTAATATTTACAATATGGATCAAAAAGAAAGAGTAAAGAAAGAAATAGCTAGCTTGCCGTCAAATATTATGAATGCTCTAGATGAGCTTTCTAAGAATGAAATAATAAAATCAGCTTTAGGAAGACATATTTATAATAGATTTGTAGAAGCTGTTACACTTGAATGGAATGAATATAAGGCTTATGTTTCACAATGGGAGATACAAAAATATCTTACAAAATTCTAA
- the asnB gene encoding asparagine synthase (glutamine-hydrolyzing): MCGIAGWVNMKRSLIKERELIEKMTNTLIKRGPDDFGIYVSENALLGHRRLIVIDPEGGAQPMTRQLEDKKYTIVYNGELYNTDEVRKKLQAKGYRFKSYSDTEVLLVSYIEWGTDCLKHINGIFAFGIWDEKNKQLFLARDPLGVKPLFYAFKDDSLLFASEIKALLAHPLIEPIIDNEGLMEIFGLGPARSLGSGVFKDVKEIPPAHYLMFNFSGIKLKEYWKLECKPHIEDLDTTVEHTRTLLIDAIERQTISDVPVCTFLSGGLDSSAISAIVANAFKKQGRGRLNTFSIDYTDNNIYFRPNEYQPNSDSIWVKKMSEFIGSNHHNVVIDNLQLASALKEAVKANDLPGMADIDSSLYLFCKEVKKEATVALSGECADEVFGGYPWYRRVEDINANTFPWSKSIKERKGIMSKEFRKLPLEEYVAQKYEDTLRQVPRLEGETQEEHRMRELFYLNIKWFMITLLNRKDRMSMANSLEVRVPFADYRLVEYAFNIPWKMKYCDGIEKGLLRRALKGILPDDVLLRRKSPYPKTHNPVYSKAVQEWMREILQDKKSPILQIIDIDKVTEIVETEGKSFKKPWFGQLMTGPQLIAYLIQIDYWMREYNVRYVAK; encoded by the coding sequence ATGTGTGGAATTGCTGGATGGGTAAATATGAAAAGAAGCCTTATAAAAGAGAGAGAACTTATCGAAAAAATGACTAATACTCTAATTAAAAGAGGTCCAGATGATTTTGGTATATATGTATCTGAAAATGCTTTATTAGGGCACCGCCGTCTAATAGTAATAGATCCTGAAGGTGGAGCACAACCAATGACAAGACAATTAGAAGATAAGAAATATACAATCGTATATAATGGAGAATTATACAATACAGATGAAGTTAGAAAAAAACTACAGGCAAAAGGATATCGTTTTAAATCATATTCTGATACTGAGGTTTTATTGGTTTCATATATTGAGTGGGGAACTGATTGTCTAAAGCATATTAATGGAATTTTTGCATTTGGTATATGGGATGAAAAAAATAAGCAGTTGTTTTTAGCTAGAGACCCTCTTGGAGTAAAACCTCTATTTTATGCATTTAAAGATGACTCTCTACTTTTTGCTTCAGAAATAAAGGCACTATTAGCACATCCTTTAATAGAACCAATTATAGATAATGAAGGATTGATGGAAATCTTCGGCTTAGGGCCTGCAAGATCTTTAGGTAGTGGTGTTTTTAAAGATGTAAAAGAAATCCCTCCAGCTCACTATTTAATGTTTAATTTTTCGGGCATAAAGTTAAAAGAATATTGGAAATTAGAGTGTAAACCTCATATAGAGGATTTAGACACAACAGTAGAACATACAAGAACTCTTTTGATAGATGCAATAGAAAGGCAAACAATATCTGATGTTCCTGTTTGTACTTTCCTATCAGGAGGATTAGATTCAAGTGCTATTTCAGCTATTGTGGCTAATGCGTTCAAAAAACAGGGGAGAGGAAGGTTAAATACATTTTCAATAGATTACACAGATAACAATATATATTTTAGACCTAATGAATATCAGCCCAATTCAGATAGTATATGGGTTAAAAAAATGTCAGAGTTTATTGGTAGTAATCATCATAATGTAGTGATAGATAATTTGCAATTGGCATCAGCCTTAAAAGAAGCGGTGAAAGCAAATGATTTACCTGGTATGGCAGATATAGACTCATCTTTATATTTATTCTGTAAAGAAGTAAAAAAAGAGGCTACAGTAGCTCTTTCTGGAGAATGTGCTGATGAGGTATTTGGCGGTTATCCGTGGTATAGAAGGGTAGAAGATATTAATGCTAATACTTTTCCATGGTCTAAATCTATTAAAGAGCGTAAAGGTATTATGTCTAAAGAATTTAGAAAGTTACCTTTAGAAGAGTATGTTGCACAAAAATATGAGGACACATTAAGGCAAGTACCAAGACTTGAAGGAGAAACTCAAGAAGAACATCGTATGAGAGAGCTCTTCTACTTAAATATTAAATGGTTTATGATTACACTGCTTAATAGAAAGGATCGTATGAGTATGGCTAATAGCTTAGAGGTGAGAGTTCCATTTGCAGATTACAGACTTGTAGAATATGCATTTAATATTCCTTGGAAAATGAAATACTGTGATGGAATAGAAAAAGGGCTTTTAAGAAGGGCTTTAAAGGGAATTTTACCTGATGATGTTTTACTGAGAAGAAAAAGTCCGTATCCTAAAACTCATAATCCTGTTTATTCAAAAGCAGTACAAGAGTGGATGAGAGAAATCCTACAGGATAAAAAATCTCCTATTTTACAAATAATCGATATAGATAAAGTTACTGAAATAGTGGAAACAGAAGGGAAATCGTTTAAAAAGCCTTGGTTCGGTCAGTTGATGACAGGTCCTCAATTAATTGCATATTTAATCCAAATAGATTATTGGATGAGAGAATATAATGTGAGGTATGTTGCAAAGTAA
- a CDS encoding type I phosphomannose isomerase catalytic subunit, translated as MYPLKFENIYFEKIWGGRDLEIFRDNLPDGNIGESWDVACHKNGMSVVSNGEFKGMKLDELIKLKGSELIGTKISEEWFPLLIKFINARDKLSVQVHPDDEYGMKVEGEMGKTEVWYVVEAFEGANLVVGTNDCTKEQFRKAIETGELDKYLNRVPVKKGDVYFVKSGLIHAIGEGVIIAEIQQNSDTTYRVYDYNRGRELHIDKALDVADLSLEGRRSEGLKIEREGYTKTYYCLCKDFSLELYDVFDSFEECSDEERFFIFTCVEGEGEIIYKDGIEKIKKGDSVLIPASLGEYKFSGRMKVLKSYVPDVKKVEKEILEVVKR; from the coding sequence ATGTATCCGCTGAAATTTGAAAATATCTATTTCGAGAAAATATGGGGAGGAAGAGATTTAGAAATATTTAGAGATAATCTGCCAGATGGCAATATAGGTGAAAGTTGGGATGTAGCTTGTCATAAAAATGGTATGAGTGTAGTTTCAAATGGCGAGTTTAAAGGTATGAAGCTTGATGAATTAATAAAACTTAAAGGTTCTGAGCTTATTGGTACTAAAATATCTGAAGAATGGTTCCCATTATTAATAAAGTTTATTAATGCCAGAGACAAGCTTTCTGTTCAAGTTCATCCAGATGATGAGTATGGTATGAAGGTTGAAGGTGAAATGGGCAAAACGGAAGTATGGTATGTTGTTGAAGCTTTTGAAGGAGCAAATTTAGTAGTAGGAACAAATGATTGCACTAAGGAACAATTTAGAAAAGCTATTGAAACTGGTGAGCTTGATAAATATTTAAATAGAGTACCTGTAAAAAAAGGTGATGTATATTTTGTAAAAAGTGGACTAATACATGCAATCGGTGAAGGTGTAATAATTGCAGAAATTCAGCAAAATAGCGATACAACGTATAGAGTGTATGACTACAACAGAGGTAGAGAACTACATATCGATAAGGCATTAGATGTAGCAGATTTAAGTTTAGAAGGTAGAAGAAGCGAAGGGCTTAAAATAGAAAGAGAAGGATATACTAAAACATATTACTGTTTATGCAAAGATTTTTCACTTGAATTATATGATGTTTTTGATTCGTTTGAAGAATGTAGTGATGAAGAAAGATTTTTCATATTTACATGTGTAGAAGGAGAAGGAGAAATTATATACAAAGATGGTATAGAAAAGATTAAAAAAGGAGATAGTGTACTTATACCAGCAAGTTTAGGTGAATATAAATTTAGTGGTAGAATGAAGGTTTTAAAAAGCTATGTTCCAGATGTAAAAAAGGTAGAAAAAGAGATATTAGAAGTGGTAAAGCGTTAA
- the fabZ gene encoding 3-hydroxyacyl-ACP dehydratase FabZ, whose amino-acid sequence MLTNVDIQKIIPHRYPFLLVDKIIEIEEGKKAVGIKNVTINEPFFQGHFPGNPIMPGVLIVEAMAQVGAVAVLSLEENKEKLAVFTGIDKVRFKKQVKPGDTLRMEVELISMRRGIGKAEAVAYVGDEVACKGTLMFGLVDNEKS is encoded by the coding sequence ATGCTTACAAACGTTGATATTCAAAAAATCATTCCACACAGATATCCTTTTCTTTTAGTTGATAAGATTATCGAAATAGAAGAAGGTAAAAAGGCAGTAGGAATAAAAAATGTAACTATAAATGAGCCTTTCTTTCAAGGACATTTTCCAGGTAATCCTATAATGCCAGGAGTACTTATTGTGGAAGCTATGGCTCAGGTTGGGGCAGTAGCAGTGTTAAGTCTTGAGGAAAACAAGGAAAAATTAGCGGTATTTACAGGAATAGATAAGGTTAGATTTAAAAAACAGGTAAAACCAGGGGATACATTGAGAATGGAAGTTGAGCTTATTTCTATGAGAAGAGGTATAGGTAAAGCAGAAGCAGTTGCCTATGTAGGTGATGAAGTAGCTTGTAAGGGAACATTGATGTTTGGTCTAGTGGATAATGAAAAATCTTAA
- a CDS encoding ammonium transporter, producing MHFNPGDTGFMLLATSLVMLMTPGLAFFYGGLVGRKNVLSIMMQSFVSMGITTIIWYVVGYSLCFSGDVYGIIGNLDKMFLRGISISQAFSPTNNIPMYVFVAYQMMFAIITPALITGAFTNRIRFKAYLLFQITWLFLVYFPFTHMVWGGGILQQWGVLDFAGGIVVHATAGMAALASVFYVGRRKVLEHGPHSIPNVALGTALLWFGWYGFNAGSQLRVDGITAIAFLNTDIAASFAAITWLIIEWSKEKKPKFLGLLTGAVAGLATITPAAGFVSPGYAALIGIISGIVCYSAVGLKNKLGWDDALDVWGVHGVGGVTGVVLLGMFASTAINPNGANGLIFGGMDFFIKEVVAVLFASIYAFIFTYVMLALINKITPVKINEIEQKTGLDEVLHGEQAYDEK from the coding sequence ATGCATTTTAATCCAGGAGATACCGGTTTTATGCTCTTAGCAACTAGTTTAGTAATGCTTATGACTCCAGGCTTAGCCTTTTTTTATGGAGGTCTAGTAGGCAGAAAAAATGTTTTAAGTATCATGATGCAAAGTTTTGTGTCTATGGGTATAACAACAATAATTTGGTATGTAGTTGGGTACTCATTATGTTTTAGCGGAGATGTTTATGGAATTATTGGTAATCTTGACAAAATGTTTTTAAGAGGAATCTCAATTAGTCAAGCATTTTCTCCGACTAACAATATACCTATGTATGTTTTTGTTGCATATCAGATGATGTTTGCAATTATTACTCCAGCTCTTATTACTGGAGCATTTACTAATCGAATCAGATTTAAAGCTTATTTACTATTTCAAATAACATGGTTATTTTTAGTTTATTTTCCATTTACACATATGGTATGGGGAGGAGGAATTCTTCAACAATGGGGAGTTCTTGACTTCGCAGGTGGAATAGTTGTACATGCAACTGCTGGTATGGCAGCTTTAGCTTCTGTGTTTTATGTTGGAAGAAGAAAAGTTTTGGAACATGGTCCTCATAGTATTCCAAACGTAGCTTTAGGAACAGCTCTTTTATGGTTTGGATGGTATGGCTTTAATGCTGGAAGCCAATTACGAGTTGATGGTATTACTGCAATTGCATTTCTAAATACTGATATTGCTGCTTCTTTTGCTGCAATTACTTGGCTTATTATTGAATGGAGTAAAGAAAAGAAACCAAAATTTCTAGGACTTCTTACTGGAGCAGTTGCTGGGTTAGCAACTATCACTCCTGCAGCGGGATTTGTTTCACCAGGTTATGCTGCACTTATAGGAATTATATCAGGAATTGTTTGCTATTCTGCTGTAGGATTAAAGAATAAGCTTGGCTGGGACGACGCATTAGATGTTTGGGGTGTTCACGGTGTTGGCGGTGTAACAGGTGTTGTTTTATTAGGTATGTTTGCATCTACAGCTATTAACCCTAATGGAGCAAATGGGCTAATATTTGGAGGCATGGATTTCTTTATTAAGGAAGTAGTTGCTGTATTATTTGCTTCAATCTATGCATTTATATTTACTTATGTTATGTTAGCGCTTATTAATAAAATTACACCAGTTAAGATAAACGAGATTGAACAAAAAACAGGTCTAGATGAAGTGCTACATGGCGAACAAGCTTATGATGAAAAATAA
- a CDS encoding acetate uptake transporter, translating to MKITNADPSAVGLLGLALVTLVASSQKLGFTSGVSFIVPWAIFLGAFAQLFACINDSKRNNIFGTTAFGGYAFFWFAVAASWMIKLGVFGEKMAANADVKQLGFAFIGYLIFSIYMTIGSMETNKVLLIIFVLIDLLFLGLSLSTFGIAAEATHKLAAYSEFLISIFSFYGSAAVVLNEHFGKQFLPVGKPFGIFK from the coding sequence GTGAAAATCACTAATGCAGACCCTTCAGCTGTCGGTTTATTAGGCCTTGCACTTGTAACTCTTGTAGCTTCATCACAAAAGCTTGGATTTACAAGTGGTGTATCTTTTATAGTTCCTTGGGCTATTTTCTTAGGCGCATTTGCCCAATTATTTGCTTGTATCAATGATTCTAAACGCAATAATATTTTCGGTACTACAGCTTTTGGTGGATATGCTTTCTTCTGGTTTGCAGTAGCCGCTTCTTGGATGATTAAGTTAGGAGTTTTCGGCGAAAAAATGGCGGCAAATGCAGATGTTAAACAGCTTGGATTTGCTTTTATTGGATATCTTATTTTTTCTATTTATATGACAATCGGTTCAATGGAAACTAATAAAGTATTGTTGATTATCTTCGTATTAATAGATCTTCTATTCCTAGGTCTATCATTAAGTACATTTGGCATAGCTGCTGAAGCTACTCACAAACTTGCTGCTTATTCAGAGTTCTTAATATCAATATTTTCATTCTATGGTTCTGCAGCAGTAGTTTTAAATGAGCATTTTGGAAAACAATTTTTACCAGTTGGAAAGCCATTTGGTATATTTAAATAA
- a CDS encoding 4Fe-4S binding protein, producing the protein MSIKTRRIFQLIFLGIFIGLIKLGKPRLWFAIFLISLITAPLFGRYYCGLICPINTLMSVEDWIYKKLKIKRIAVPKWIRKPIFRYIILIAFFGLMATIFITGKKIPVLMIFTALGVVITLFFVPSLWHRYLCPYGILLSITGSFAKRGLVVKNENCIKCGICKSVCPAEAIEMESREQYPKIVPGLCLECFRCTDACPKDTIKYKAI; encoded by the coding sequence ATGAGTATAAAAACTAGAAGGATTTTTCAATTGATTTTTCTTGGTATTTTTATTGGATTAATCAAATTAGGCAAACCTCGATTGTGGTTTGCAATATTCTTAATCAGTTTAATTACAGCACCTTTATTTGGACGTTATTATTGTGGCTTAATATGTCCAATAAATACTTTGATGAGTGTGGAGGATTGGATATATAAAAAGCTTAAAATTAAGCGTATAGCGGTACCTAAATGGATTAGAAAACCAATATTTAGATATATAATTTTGATTGCTTTTTTTGGATTGATGGCTACAATTTTTATTACTGGAAAGAAAATTCCTGTTTTAATGATATTTACTGCATTAGGAGTAGTGATTACATTATTTTTTGTTCCTTCACTATGGCACAGATATCTTTGCCCGTATGGAATTTTGCTTAGTATAACAGGTTCATTTGCTAAACGTGGGTTAGTAGTTAAAAATGAAAACTGTATAAAATGTGGAATTTGCAAATCAGTATGTCCTGCTGAAGCTATAGAAATGGAAAGTAGAGAACAATATCCAAAGATAGTACCTGGTTTATGCTTAGAATGTTTCAGATGTACAGATGCATGTCCAAAGGATACTATTAAATATAAAGCAATATAA
- a CDS encoding S-layer homology domain-containing protein, producing MFGCQNRSILLTLREGYEDGTFRPNQEITRLEMAALLSRTVKDVELTEDDIESILKAYADSDEIQKWGRGYAAKVIKAQLMIGVTDNTFVPNGKTTRAEATTAIYRLYNR from the coding sequence ATGTTTGGGTGTCAAAATCGTTCTATACTTTTGACACTACGAGAAGGATATGAGGATGGAACATTTAGACCAAATCAAGAAATTACTAGATTAGAAATGGCAGCTTTATTGAGTAGAACAGTTAAAGATGTTGAGTTGACAGAAGATGATATAGAATCTATTCTTAAAGCTTATGCAGATAGTGATGAAATACAAAAATGGGGAAGAGGTTATGCTGCTAAAGTTATTAAGGCACAGCTTATGATTGGCGTAACAGATAATACATTTGTTCCTAATGGAAAAACTACTAGAGCAGAAGCAACAACTGCTATATATAGGTTGTATAATAGATAG